A region of the Microbacterium sp. SL75 genome:
TCCATGCTTCGGATGCTATCGGCGGCATGTGACGCAGCCCGGCAATAGTCGTGGGGTCATTCGAACCGTGTTAGGGCGACGACCGGCCCCAGACCGGCCCAAACGCCGCCGAGGCGTGCTTCTGTGGCACCGGATTGGGCCGTTCCTCTCGCTTCACTCGCTCAACGCCCGCGCCTTGGCTCGCTCATAAACTGCGAAGAAAACGGCTCTCACCAGGCAAAAGCAAAACCCCCGCCATGTAGAAGCTAGGCGAGGGTTTCTGGGATGACTGTAATGATCATCCGTGTGGCTCCGACGGGCGTCGATCCCGTGACCTCACGATTTTCAGTCGTGCGCTCTACCAACTGAGCTACAGAGCCGAGCGACATGTCTGCCGCTTCCTAGACGAAAGGCCTCCTCGAAAGAAGGCCCGTCGCTATGGAGCGACCCTGACGGGACTTGAACCCGCGACCTCCGCCGTGACAGGGCGGCACGCTAACCAACTGCGCTACAGGGCCATGCATTTTCAATTGTACTTCACCGGAGAGTGACCCCAACGGGATTCGAACCCGTGCTACCGCCGTGAAAGGGCGGCGTCCTAGGCCGCTAAACGATGGGGCCGGATGAGCCTGAAACCTTCCGATTTCATCCTCGCTTGCCGACGACCGAGCCTACTTCACAAACTTCGAGATTGCCAATCGAGGGCGTGGCGTCCCCCCTCCGCGCGTGTCGGGGGCGCAGGATGGGCCGCGACAGCGGGAACTCGCCCTGTTGTGCGTGTGACTCGTGTTGCTACTGTTAGCCGAGTTGCGACCCGGTGAGATGAGGTAGCCCGTGACGCTCGTACCCCCTGATCAGACCGACGACTGCGGCTGCGCCCCCACGGCCAGTGAGCAGCGGCGTTTGTGGCCCACCTTCGACAGGCGCAGTGCTCTGAAGTACGGCGCTCTCGGTGCGGTCGCCCTCGGCGCTTTCGGCGCAGCGACGTCCGGCTTCAACTCGCCCGCCGTGGCCGCCGACTACCCCTCGTGGGACGACGTGCAGGCCGCCAAGGCCAACGAGGCCGCGAAGGCCGGCGAGATCTCGCGCATCCAGGGGCTGATCCAGGGACTGCAGTCCGAGGTCGCCCGCACGCAGGCCGAGGTGCAGGCGCGCTCCGACGAGTACTACGCCGCGCAGCAGGCCTACCAGGACGCGGACTACCGTGCCCAGCTCATCCAGCAGCAGGCCGATGCCGAGGCCGCCAAGGCAACCGATGCCGCCAGCAAGGCCGGCAAGGTCGCCGCCCAGCTGTACCGCTCCGGCGGCGACGACACCTCTCTCGACCTGTTCTTCTCGGGCTCCGCCGCTTCGGCCGACGACCTGCTGGCCAAGCTCGGCACGATGGACAAGCTCCTCGAGCGCAACAAGTCGGTGTACGCCTCGGCTGTGGCGGCCCGCGACAGCGCGAAGAACCTCAGCAACCAGGCGAACGACGCCCGCGCCGAGCGCGACCGTCTGAAGACGATCGCCGAAGAAAAGATGGCCGCGGCTCAGCAGGCGGCTCAGGCCGCGCAGGAAGCCCTCGCCGCCCAGCAGGCCAACCAGGCCGTGCTCGAGGCGCAGCTCGCCGCGCTCCAGGACACCACCGCCAAGACCGTCGCCGAGTACCAGGCGGGCGTTGAGGCTGAGCGCAAGGCGCGCGAAGAGCGCGAGCGCAAGGCGCGGGAAGAGGCTGCGGCCCGTGACGCGGCTGAGCGCGCGCGCCGCGAGCAGGAAGCCCGCAACAACCAGAGCAACAACAGCGGCGGCGGCGGTGGAGGCGGCGGCGGCGGCGGTGGCGGTGGAGGCGGCGGCGGCGGCGGAAGCGTCGGCGGCTCCGGCTGGGCTCGCCCCTCGTCGGCCTACACGTCGTCGGGCTACGGCCCCCGTTCCGGTCAGTGCAACTCGAGCTACTGCGCGAGCACCTGGCACCTCGGCCTCGACTTCGGCGCCAGCTGCTGGTCGCCCATCTACGCGGCAGCTTCCGGCCGCGTCACCTACGCCGGCCGCAACGGCGGCTTCGGAAACTACATCCGTATCGCTCACGACGACGGCTCTGGCACTGGTTACGGCCACATCGTCGACGGCGGCATCTACGTCTCATACGGTCAGCGCGTCGAAGCGGGCCAGCAGATCGCCGCCACCGGTCAGACCGGCAACTCCTTCGGCTGCCACCTGCACTTCGAGGTCTACCCGCCGTCCGGTGGGACCACCGACCCCGCGCCCTGGCTGCGCGCCCGCGGCGTCTCGGTCTGACACCCCTCGGTTTATACGAGAAGCCCCCGGTCAGCGGACCGGGGGCTTCTCGCGTTCTGTGGATCAGAGCGTGTTGGGAGCCTCGCCCGAACCCTGCGTCTTGGTCTGCGCGTCGTGCTCGTCGAAGCGGGTGAACGCCTCGCCGACCAGGCGCTCGGCCTCGGCAGCACCGGCCCACTCGTCGACCTTGACCCACTTGTTGGGCTCGAGGTCCTTGTAGTGCTCGAAGAAGTGCGTGATCTCCTTCTTGGTCCACTCGTCGATGTCGTCGACGTCCTGGATGTGGTCCCAGCGCGGGTCCTTCGCAAGCACGGCCACGACCTTGTCGTCGCCGCCGGCCTCGTCGCTCATCTTGAGCACGCCGACGGGGCGCACCTTCGCGAGGATGCCGGGGTGCAGCTCGCGGTCGAGCAGCACGAGCACGTCGAGCGGGTCGCCGTCCTCGCCGAGGGTGTTCTCGAAGAAGCCGTAGTTCGCGGGGTAGCCGAACACCGTGTAGAGGATGCGGTCGAGGTAGACGCGGCCGGTACCGTGGTCGACCTCGTACTTCACGCGGCTGCCGCGGGGGATCTCGATGACGGCGTCGTACGCGCCCATACTCGTGCTCCTTAGATCTGTGGATTTCCGCGGCCCAGCCTAGTCGGAGGCCGCCGCGGACCGGAGTCGGACCCCCGCTAGCGTGGAGACATGGATCACCGCCCAGGGCTCGACCCGTCCGTCGCCGAGGTGCGCCGCGCCGTCCGTGCCGCTCTCGGTCGCGTCGACGGACCCGTCGTGGTGGCGCTGTCGGGCGGCCCGGATTCGCTGGCCCTCGCGGCGGCCACCTCGTTCGAGGCGGCCCGCGCCGGCATCCTGGCCGAGGCCGTCGTCGTCGACCACGGACTGCAAAAGGGGTCGGATGCCGTGGCGGCGACCGCCGCCGAGAAGGCGCGTGCTCTCGGTCTCGGCGCCCGCGTCGTCCGCGTCGAGGTCGGGTCGACCGGCGGCCCCGAGGCAGCGGCGCGGACGGCGCGCTATGCGGGTCTCGCTGCGGCGGCCGCCGAGATCGGGGCCGATGTCGTCCTGCTCGGGCACACGCTCGACGACCAGGCCGAGACCGTCCTGCTCGGTCTCGCGCGCGGTTCCGGGGGGCTGAGCCTCGCCGGAATGCCCACGCAGAGGCGGGATGCCACGGGCCCGGTCTGGGCGCGCCCCCTGCTCTCGGTGCACCGGCGCACGACCGTCGCCGCCTGCGCAGCCGAGGGGCTGGAGCCGTGGACCGATCCGCACAATGCGAACCCCGCGTACTCCCGGGTGCGGGTGCGCGACCGGGTGATGCCGGTGCTCGAGTCCGAGCTTGGACCCGGGGTGGCCGAGGCCCTCGCCCGCACCGCCGAGCAGCTGCGCGAGGACGCCGATGCGTTCCAGGACATGATCGACGAGACCATCGAGGACATTGTTGAGCACGCCGAGGCGGGCATCTCGATCTCGGTCGCCGCGCTCGCTGCGAACCCGGCAGCCCTGCGCAACAGGATCGTCCGCTACGTGGTCGACAGCGAGTTCGGCGTCTCCCTGTCCCGCGCGCAGACTCTCGAGGTCGCCCGCCTCGCCACCGACTGGACGGGGCAGGGGCCCATCGATCTTCCCGGATGCCTCGCCCGCCGCGTCGGTGCGCGCATCGAGGTCGTCGCGCGGACGGCATCCTGATTCCGCCGACGTAGACTTTCCCAATGCGCGCCGCCGACATCTCCGACGACATCAGCGAAGTCCTCCTCACCGAGGAGCAGATCCACGAGAAGCTCGGGGAACTCGCGAAACAGGTGGCCACCGATTACGAGGGGCGCGACGTCGTCCTCGTGGGTGTGCTCAAGGGTGCGGTCATGGTCATGGCGGACTTCGCGCGTCACCTTCCCATCCACGTGTCGATGGACTGGATGGCGGTGTCCTCGTACGGCGCGAGTACGCGCTCGAGCGGTGTGGTGCAGATCCGCAAGGACCTCGACACCGACATCACGGGTAAGCACGTGCTGATCGTCGAGGACATCATCGACTCGGGCCTCACCCTCAGCTGGCTGCTCGAGAACTTTGCCTCGCGCGGTGCCGAGTCCGTCGAGGTGCTCGCGCTGCTGCGCAAGCCCGACGCCATGAAGGTCGAGGTCGACTGCCGTTACGTCGGTTTCGACATCCCCAACGACTTCGTCATCGGGTACGGCCTCGACTACGCCGAGCGGTACCGCAACCTCCGCGACGTCGCGGTGCTCGCCCCCCACGTCTACTCCTGAGAGCACCTCGACCGCGCGACGCCGGGCGGGTGGCATCCCGGGCCTTGTACGCCCATGACGAACGCACAGGCCCGGCATAGTCCGTGGGCGTTAGCCTGTTGCGACCGCATTTCTGCGGAGGATCACGAAAGGGCTGGGCTCGCCCACCATGAATTTCAAGAAGATCACGCGAAATCCGATCATCTACGTTCTGCTGGTCGGTCTGCTTCTGGTCATCGGTTTCTCCCTCATCTCCAACCTGAGTGGTGCCCGTCAGGTCTCCACCAAGGAGGGCTTGGACCTGCTCAAGGGCGGCACCGTGAGCCAGGTCGTGACGAACGATCCCGATCAGCGCGTCGACCTAAAGCTGTCGCAGCCCTTCGAGGGCGCCAACGACGTGCAGTTCTACTTCAGCCAGGCCCGTGCGAACGAGGTCGCGAGCGCGATCGACGCGGCGAACCCCTCCGACGGCTTCAACGACGTCGTGCCCAAGCCCAGCTGGTTCGACAGCATCCTCGGCCTGATGCTGCCGCTCGTCCTCCTCGGTCTGCTCTTCTGGTGGCTGCTCTCCAGCGCCCAGGGCGGCGGTAGCAAGGTCATGCAGTTCGGCAAGTCGCGGGCCAAGCTCGTGACGAAAGAAACCCCCACCGTCACGTTCCAGGACGTCGCGGGCTCCGACGAGGCCATCGAAGAGCTCGACGAGATCAAGGAATTCCTCAAGGACCCGAAGAAGTTCGAGGAGGTCGGCGCCCGCATTCCGAAGGGTGTTCTGCTCTACGGCCCTCCCGGAACCGGCAAGACCCTGCTCGCCCGCGCCGTCGCCGGCGAGGCGGGCGTGCCGTTCTACTCGATCTCGGGCTCGGACTTCGTCGAGATGTTCGTCGGCGTCGGTGCGAGTCGCGTCCGCGATCTGTTCAACCAGGCCAAGGAGAGCTCCCCGGCCATCATCTTCATCGACGAGATCGACGCCGTCGGCCGCCATCGCGGCGCCGGCATGGGCGGCGGTCACGACGAGCGCGAGCAGACCCTGAACCAGATGCTCGTCGAGATGGACGGATTCGACCCCAAGGTCAACGTCATCGTCATCGCGGCGACCAACCGCCCCGACATCCTCGACCCCGCCCTGCTGCGCCCCGGTCGATTCGACCGTCAGATCGGTGTCGATGCTCC
Encoded here:
- a CDS encoding M23 family metallopeptidase, coding for MTLVPPDQTDDCGCAPTASEQRRLWPTFDRRSALKYGALGAVALGAFGAATSGFNSPAVAADYPSWDDVQAAKANEAAKAGEISRIQGLIQGLQSEVARTQAEVQARSDEYYAAQQAYQDADYRAQLIQQQADAEAAKATDAASKAGKVAAQLYRSGGDDTSLDLFFSGSAASADDLLAKLGTMDKLLERNKSVYASAVAARDSAKNLSNQANDARAERDRLKTIAEEKMAAAQQAAQAAQEALAAQQANQAVLEAQLAALQDTTAKTVAEYQAGVEAERKAREERERKAREEAAARDAAERARREQEARNNQSNNSGGGGGGGGGGGGGGGGGGGGSVGGSGWARPSSAYTSSGYGPRSGQCNSSYCASTWHLGLDFGASCWSPIYAAASGRVTYAGRNGGFGNYIRIAHDDGSGTGYGHIVDGGIYVSYGQRVEAGQQIAATGQTGNSFGCHLHFEVYPPSGGTTDPAPWLRARGVSV
- a CDS encoding inorganic diphosphatase, which produces MGAYDAVIEIPRGSRVKYEVDHGTGRVYLDRILYTVFGYPANYGFFENTLGEDGDPLDVLVLLDRELHPGILAKVRPVGVLKMSDEAGGDDKVVAVLAKDPRWDHIQDVDDIDEWTKKEITHFFEHYKDLEPNKWVKVDEWAGAAEAERLVGEAFTRFDEHDAQTKTQGSGEAPNTL
- the tilS gene encoding tRNA lysidine(34) synthetase TilS, encoding MDHRPGLDPSVAEVRRAVRAALGRVDGPVVVALSGGPDSLALAAATSFEAARAGILAEAVVVDHGLQKGSDAVAATAAEKARALGLGARVVRVEVGSTGGPEAAARTARYAGLAAAAAEIGADVVLLGHTLDDQAETVLLGLARGSGGLSLAGMPTQRRDATGPVWARPLLSVHRRTTVAACAAEGLEPWTDPHNANPAYSRVRVRDRVMPVLESELGPGVAEALARTAEQLREDADAFQDMIDETIEDIVEHAEAGISISVAALAANPAALRNRIVRYVVDSEFGVSLSRAQTLEVARLATDWTGQGPIDLPGCLARRVGARIEVVARTAS
- the hpt gene encoding hypoxanthine phosphoribosyltransferase; its protein translation is MRAADISDDISEVLLTEEQIHEKLGELAKQVATDYEGRDVVLVGVLKGAVMVMADFARHLPIHVSMDWMAVSSYGASTRSSGVVQIRKDLDTDITGKHVLIVEDIIDSGLTLSWLLENFASRGAESVEVLALLRKPDAMKVEVDCRYVGFDIPNDFVIGYGLDYAERYRNLRDVAVLAPHVYS
- the ftsH gene encoding ATP-dependent zinc metalloprotease FtsH; translated protein: MNFKKITRNPIIYVLLVGLLLVIGFSLISNLSGARQVSTKEGLDLLKGGTVSQVVTNDPDQRVDLKLSQPFEGANDVQFYFSQARANEVASAIDAANPSDGFNDVVPKPSWFDSILGLMLPLVLLGLLFWWLLSSAQGGGSKVMQFGKSRAKLVTKETPTVTFQDVAGSDEAIEELDEIKEFLKDPKKFEEVGARIPKGVLLYGPPGTGKTLLARAVAGEAGVPFYSISGSDFVEMFVGVGASRVRDLFNQAKESSPAIIFIDEIDAVGRHRGAGMGGGHDEREQTLNQMLVEMDGFDPKVNVIVIAATNRPDILDPALLRPGRFDRQIGVDAPDLKGRQRILEVHGRGKPLSDSVDLEVVARKTPGFTGADLANVLNEAALLTARSNAQLIDNRALDEAIDRVIAGPQRRTRVMKDKEKLITAYHEGGHALAAAAMNHTDPVTKVTILPRGKALGYTMVLPLDDKYSVTRNELQDQLTYAMGGRVAEEIVFHDPTTGASNDIEKATSIARKMVTEYGMTNEVGPVKLGGSSGEVFMGRDMGHGRDFSERIAERVDAQVRALIEQAHNEAYQVINDNREVLDRLALALLEKETLDHNELAEIFTDVKRLTPRPQWLSSGDRPVSDQPPIEVPRRQQPAGIAASTEAESQAATKAQARPSGQTRPATA